The Benincasa hispida cultivar B227 chromosome 11, ASM972705v1, whole genome shotgun sequence genome has a segment encoding these proteins:
- the LOC120090748 gene encoding secreted RxLR effector protein 161-like — MVCTRPDLALAISVVSRFMGQPGKEHWQAVKRIFRYLRGTSDVGLVYGTCTECLVTGYSDSGYAEDVDSRRSMTGYVFTLGGFIVSWKATLQPTVTFSTTEEEYMALIEAAKEGIWLRGLVGDLVIYDCESKV, encoded by the exons atggtctGTACTAGGCCTGATCTTGCCCTTGCTATTAGTGTTGTCAGCAGGTTCATGGGTCaacctgggaaggagcattggcaAGCCGTTAAAAGGATTTTTCGTTACCTTAGAGGTACATCTGATGTTGGTCTTGTTTATGGGACTTGCACAGAGTGTTTGGTGACTGGTTATTCTGATTCTGGCTATGCTGAAGATGTTGACAGTAGAAGGTCTATGACTGGCTATGTGTTCACTCTGGGTGGTTTTATTGTTAGTTGGAAGGCAACCTTACAGCCTACAGTTACTTTTTCTACTACTGAAGAAGAGTACATGGCCTTGAtagaagctgctaaagagggaaTTTGGCTGAGGGGGTTAGTTGGTgatcttg ttaTTTATGATTGTGAATCTAAGGTTTAG